A region of Micromonospora sp. WMMD882 DNA encodes the following proteins:
- the rny gene encoding ribonuclease Y produces MSAFDVVLLAVVVLLALVVVGAVVYGARALRRLVTAPASDDPAFVAEKDRQEQSLAALRSAADEAHSTADVAKSAAAAARAEAAAAKAEAKAARAEARRVLEAARLEADTVLDRAHKQAEADAEQLRTAARRSGEREVAVLAATTREQAAEVDRRAARMDERERLHTEEAERLAERERQLTAASAALAGREAALVAREQALTEAEEQRRRELERVAGLTAETARTELIEAIETSAKREAALLVRDIEADARSTAEQRARHIVVDAIQRVASEQTAESVVSVLHLPGDEMKGRIIGREGRNIRAFESVTGVNLIIDDTPEAVLLSCFDPVRREVGRLTLEKLVLDGRIHPHRIEEVHDLARQEVEQLCARAAEDALVEVGITEIHPELRTLLGRLRYRTSYGQNVLKHLVETAHIAGIMAAELRLDVPTIKRCAFLHDIGKALTHEVEGSHALIGADLARKYGENEEVVHAIEAHHNEVPPQTIEAVLTQASDACSGGRPGARRESLEAYVKRLERIEEIAAGKLGVEKVFAMQAGREIRVMVKPDDVDDIGAAVLARDVAKQIEEELTYPGQIRVTVVRESRVTEIAR; encoded by the coding sequence ATGAGCGCCTTCGACGTCGTCCTCCTCGCCGTGGTCGTGCTGCTGGCCCTCGTGGTGGTCGGCGCGGTGGTCTACGGCGCCCGTGCCCTGCGCCGGTTGGTGACGGCGCCGGCCTCCGACGATCCGGCCTTCGTCGCGGAGAAGGACCGGCAGGAGCAGTCCCTGGCGGCGTTGCGCAGCGCCGCCGACGAGGCCCACTCCACCGCCGACGTGGCGAAGTCCGCCGCCGCGGCGGCCCGCGCCGAGGCGGCGGCGGCCAAGGCGGAGGCGAAGGCGGCCCGGGCCGAGGCCCGTCGGGTGCTGGAGGCGGCCCGGTTGGAGGCGGACACCGTCCTGGACCGGGCGCACAAGCAGGCCGAGGCGGACGCCGAGCAGTTGCGTACGGCGGCCCGGCGCAGCGGTGAGCGGGAGGTGGCGGTGCTCGCCGCGACGACCCGGGAGCAGGCCGCCGAGGTGGACCGGCGGGCGGCCCGGATGGACGAGCGGGAGCGGCTGCACACCGAGGAGGCGGAGCGGCTCGCCGAGCGGGAGCGGCAGCTCACCGCGGCCAGCGCCGCCCTCGCCGGCCGGGAGGCCGCCCTGGTGGCGCGGGAGCAGGCGCTCACCGAGGCCGAGGAGCAGCGTCGCCGGGAGTTGGAGCGGGTCGCCGGGCTCACCGCCGAGACGGCCCGCACCGAGTTGATCGAGGCGATCGAGACGTCCGCGAAGCGGGAGGCGGCGCTGCTGGTCCGGGACATCGAGGCGGACGCCCGCAGCACCGCCGAGCAGCGGGCCCGGCACATCGTGGTGGACGCGATCCAGCGGGTCGCCAGCGAGCAGACCGCGGAGAGCGTGGTGAGCGTCCTGCACCTGCCCGGTGACGAGATGAAGGGCCGGATCATCGGCCGGGAGGGGCGCAACATCCGCGCCTTCGAGTCGGTCACCGGGGTCAATCTGATCATCGACGACACTCCCGAGGCGGTGCTGCTGTCCTGCTTCGATCCGGTGCGGCGGGAGGTCGGCCGCCTCACCCTGGAGAAGCTGGTCCTGGACGGGCGGATCCACCCGCACCGGATCGAGGAGGTGCACGACCTGGCCCGGCAGGAGGTGGAGCAGCTCTGTGCGCGGGCCGCCGAGGACGCCCTGGTCGAGGTGGGCATCACCGAGATCCACCCGGAGTTGCGGACCCTGCTCGGGCGGCTGCGGTACCGGACGTCGTACGGGCAGAACGTGCTCAAGCACCTGGTGGAGACCGCGCACATCGCCGGGATCATGGCCGCCGAGTTGCGGTTGGACGTGCCGACGATCAAGCGGTGCGCGTTCCTGCACGACATCGGCAAGGCGCTCACCCACGAGGTGGAGGGCAGTCACGCGCTGATCGGCGCGGACCTGGCCCGCAAGTACGGCGAGAACGAGGAGGTCGTGCACGCCATCGAGGCGCACCACAACGAGGTGCCGCCGCAGACCATCGAGGCGGTGCTGACCCAGGCGTCGGATGCCTGCTCGGGCGGGCGGCCGGGGGCCCGGCGGGAGAGCCTGGAGGCGTACGTGAAGCGTCTGGAGCGGATCGAGGAGATCGCCGCCGGCAAGCTCGGCGTGGAGAAGGTCTTCGCGATGCAGGCGGGCCGCGAGATCCGGGTGATGGTGAAGCCGGACGACGTGGACGACATCGGGGCGGCGGTGTTGGCGCGGGACGTGGCGAAGCAGATCGAGGAGGAGCTGACGTACCCGGGTCAGATCCGGGTGACCGTGGTCCGCGAGTCCCGGGTCACCGAGATCGCCCGCTGA
- a CDS encoding regulatory protein RecX gives MAGRRARSGRGWDAVPPRSGDTPDTSPRPRRSRRGGPDGSGPADGVTDGPHPADGPAADGIDGVGAAGPPPRDEAEVAREICLRQLAVRPRTRAELAGALARRGVSAEVSAEVLDRYDEVGIIDDAAFARAWVSSRHAGRGLARRALAQELRHRGVDGEVASAALDELDESTEEETARDLVRRKLRSARGEPEAVFRRMVGMLARKGYPPGLAFRVVKDAVAERSAEAAEFADGIDADALAAEGGVDG, from the coding sequence GTGGCCGGTCGACGCGCCCGTTCGGGTCGGGGCTGGGACGCCGTTCCGCCCCGATCGGGTGACACCCCTGACACCTCACCGCGTCCCCGCCGGTCCCGCCGGGGCGGCCCCGACGGCTCAGGTCCCGCCGACGGCGTGACCGACGGTCCCCATCCCGCCGACGGGCCGGCCGCCGACGGTATCGACGGCGTCGGCGCGGCGGGGCCGCCGCCCCGGGACGAGGCGGAGGTGGCCCGGGAGATCTGCCTTCGGCAGCTCGCGGTCCGGCCGCGTACCCGTGCGGAGCTGGCTGGGGCGCTGGCCCGTCGGGGCGTCTCCGCCGAGGTCTCCGCCGAGGTGCTGGACCGGTACGACGAGGTCGGCATCATCGACGACGCCGCCTTCGCCCGGGCCTGGGTCTCCAGTCGGCACGCCGGCCGGGGGCTGGCCCGTCGGGCGCTCGCCCAGGAGTTGCGTCACCGGGGGGTGGACGGCGAGGTCGCCAGCGCGGCCCTCGACGAGCTGGACGAGAGCACCGAGGAGGAGACGGCCCGTGACCTGGTCCGGCGGAAGCTGCGTTCGGCGCGTGGTGAGCCGGAGGCGGTGTTCCGGCGGATGGTGGGGATGCTCGCCCGCAAGGGTTATCCGCCGGGTCTGGCGTTCCGGGTGGTGAAGGACGCGGTGGCGGAGCGGAGCGCCGAGGCGGCCGAGTTCGCCGACGGCATCGACGCGGACGCGTTGGCCGCCGAGGGTGGGGTCGACGGCTGA
- a CDS encoding DUF3046 domain-containing protein: protein MRLTDFWSRLEEAFGPGYAASIARDQVLSQLGGRTVEQALAAGEQTHVVWRAVCAAYPDRVPVRLR, encoded by the coding sequence ATGCGGCTGACCGACTTCTGGAGCCGGCTGGAGGAGGCCTTCGGGCCCGGTTACGCCGCCAGCATCGCCCGCGACCAGGTCCTCTCCCAACTCGGTGGACGGACCGTCGAGCAGGCGCTCGCCGCGGGTGAGCAGACCCACGTGGTGTGGCGGGCGGTGTGCGCCGCGTACCCGGACCGGGTGCCCGTGCGGCTACGCTGA
- a CDS encoding MFS transporter has protein sequence MTTHLTAPTGTRTDVAPIQRRTLRLLFATQIIGGIGVTIGISVGALLAQRIAGAAVAGLTQSAAVVGGALLAVPITRVMSGYGRRPGLVLAYLTGAVGGVLVVAAAAARSVPLLFVGMLLFGGGSAANLQARYAAVDLADPTRRGRQLSLIVWATTIGAVAAPNFAALADATTGRWGLPALAGPFAFSAVAFVLAAVVLFALLRPDPLLTARRLAAAGPPPPADADAPPSSAPTGPAGVPVAPGPATASASGGPAARPRAAGLRSAWRTVRQRPAARLAIVAVAVGHLVMIAVMAMTPVRLGEYHHDADVLRVVGIVLSLHIAGMYAFAPVVGWLTDRIGRRPVILAAAGVLLAACAVAGTAGHHTGPLSVGLVLLGLGWSGTMVAGSTLLSESVPVAERPTVQGLSDLTMGLAGAVAGAASGFVMQVAGYPVLTLLAAVAVTPLVALALRPAATGTPQTK, from the coding sequence TTGACCACCCACCTCACCGCCCCCACCGGCACGCGTACCGACGTGGCGCCGATCCAGCGGCGTACCCTGCGGTTGCTCTTCGCCACCCAGATCATCGGCGGCATCGGGGTCACCATCGGGATCTCGGTGGGCGCGCTGCTCGCCCAACGGATCGCCGGCGCGGCCGTCGCCGGCCTGACCCAGAGCGCGGCCGTGGTCGGCGGCGCGTTGCTCGCCGTCCCGATCACCCGGGTGATGAGCGGGTACGGCCGGCGGCCCGGCCTGGTCCTGGCGTACCTCACCGGCGCGGTCGGCGGCGTGCTGGTGGTGGCCGCCGCGGCCGCCCGCTCGGTGCCGCTGCTCTTCGTCGGCATGCTGCTCTTCGGCGGCGGCAGCGCCGCCAACCTCCAGGCCCGGTACGCCGCCGTGGACCTGGCCGACCCGACCCGTCGCGGGCGACAACTCTCCCTGATCGTCTGGGCCACCACCATCGGCGCGGTCGCCGCCCCGAACTTCGCCGCCCTCGCCGACGCCACCACCGGCCGCTGGGGGCTGCCCGCACTGGCCGGGCCGTTCGCGTTCAGCGCCGTCGCCTTCGTCCTCGCCGCCGTGGTGCTCTTCGCGTTGTTGCGTCCGGACCCACTGCTCACCGCCCGCCGGCTCGCCGCAGCCGGTCCGCCGCCCCCGGCCGACGCCGACGCCCCGCCCTCCTCGGCGCCCACCGGCCCGGCGGGCGTCCCCGTTGCGCCGGGCCCGGCCACCGCCTCGGCGTCGGGCGGACCGGCCGCCCGGCCGCGCGCCGCCGGCCTGCGCTCCGCCTGGCGGACCGTACGGCAGCGGCCGGCCGCCCGGCTCGCCATCGTCGCGGTCGCCGTGGGCCACCTGGTGATGATCGCGGTGATGGCGATGACCCCGGTACGCCTCGGCGAGTACCACCACGACGCCGACGTGCTGCGGGTGGTGGGCATCGTGCTGAGCCTGCACATCGCCGGCATGTACGCCTTCGCGCCGGTCGTCGGCTGGCTCACCGACCGGATCGGTCGCCGGCCGGTGATCCTCGCCGCCGCCGGGGTGCTCCTCGCCGCCTGCGCGGTGGCCGGGACCGCCGGGCACCACACCGGGCCGCTCTCGGTCGGTCTGGTCCTGCTCGGGCTCGGCTGGTCGGGCACCATGGTGGCCGGCTCCACCCTGCTGTCGGAGTCGGTGCCGGTGGCCGAGCGGCCCACCGTCCAGGGGCTCTCCGACCTGACCATGGGCCTGGCCGGGGCGGTCGCTGGCGCGGCCAGCGGGTTCGTCATGCAGGTCGCCGGTTACCCCGTCCTCACCCTGCTCGCGGCGGTCGCGGTGACCCCCCTGGTGGCGCTAGCGTTGCGGCCGGCGGCGACGGGCACGCCGCAGACGAAGTGA
- a CDS encoding UdgX family uracil-DNA binding protein (This protein belongs to the uracil DNA glycosylase superfamily, members of which act in excision repair of DNA. However, it belongs more specifically to UdgX branch, whose founding member was found to bind uracil in DNA (where it does not belong), without cleaving it, appears to promote DNA repair by a pathway involving RecA, rather than base excision.) has product MTAGASGRTLAMSEQTDTAPGAQRFIPPRADTLDELRAAAADCQGCELHRDATQTVFGRGGEDARVVLVGEQPGDLEDQKGLPFVGPAGRVLRRAVDDAGLDPGRLYLTNTVKHFRFELRGRRRIHQTPDRAHITACRPWLVAEFARLRAEIVVVLGATAAKALLGPGFRVTRQRGELLPWPAAAQRPEDFTRVPIDSAGRVADAPPARLLATIHPSAVLRADNQEIAYQGLVADLTVASRALAG; this is encoded by the coding sequence GTGACGGCGGGCGCGTCGGGTAGAACTCTCGCCATGTCCGAACAGACCGACACCGCCCCCGGCGCCCAGCGGTTCATCCCGCCCCGGGCCGACACGCTCGACGAGCTGCGCGCCGCCGCCGCCGACTGTCAGGGCTGTGAGCTGCACCGGGACGCCACCCAGACGGTGTTCGGCCGGGGCGGCGAGGACGCCCGGGTGGTCCTCGTCGGCGAGCAGCCCGGCGACCTGGAGGACCAGAAGGGCCTGCCGTTCGTCGGCCCCGCCGGCCGGGTGCTCCGCCGCGCGGTCGACGACGCCGGGCTCGACCCCGGCCGGCTCTACCTCACCAACACGGTGAAGCACTTCCGGTTCGAGCTGCGCGGCCGGCGACGCATCCACCAGACGCCCGACCGGGCGCACATCACCGCCTGCCGGCCCTGGCTGGTGGCGGAGTTCGCCCGGCTCCGTGCGGAGATCGTGGTGGTGCTCGGCGCCACCGCCGCCAAGGCCCTGCTCGGTCCGGGCTTCCGGGTCACCCGGCAGCGCGGGGAACTGCTGCCCTGGCCCGCCGCGGCGCAGCGCCCCGAGGACTTCACCCGGGTACCGATCGACTCCGCCGGCCGGGTGGCCGACGCCCCGCCGGCCCGGCTCCTGGCCACCATCCACCCCTCGGCCGTGTTGCGCGCCGACAACCAGGAGATCGCCTACCAGGGGCTGGTCGCCGACCTCACCGTCGCCTCCCGGGCCCTCGCCGGTTGA
- a CDS encoding aminotransferase class I/II-fold pyridoxal phosphate-dependent enzyme, whose product MAVRYQITGRTAAQISASVESGIRAGALPPETTLPPVRALAAALTVSPATVARAYQELRQRGLVAAAGRHGTRVRPRPPVAIRPARPPAAPGNRDVSLGEPDLRLLPPLGPHLARLADRLGPPTGYPTGGALPELVRAARRRLAADGVPPGDLTVTGGALDGIERLLTTHLRPGDPVAVEDPGWANLLDLVAALGLRPVAVPVDDDGPTEAGVRAALALGVRAMIVTSRAQNPTGAAVSADRAAALRALLAGRPDLLLVEDDHAAELARAPLCPLAGATPTWAFLRSASKPYGPDLRLAVLAGDEATVARVAGRMRVGSGWVSTLLQRLVLELWSDPATRTLVHRAGESYERRRGALLAALAGHGLTGHGRSGINVWLPVPDETAAVTALRDAGWSVAPGAHFRIGAPPAVRITVSTLDDDEIPALAAAIARSSRPTRSGGFTA is encoded by the coding sequence GTGGCAGTACGTTATCAGATCACCGGTCGCACGGCGGCCCAGATTTCGGCCAGCGTCGAATCCGGCATCCGGGCCGGAGCGCTCCCACCGGAGACGACCCTGCCTCCGGTCCGCGCGCTGGCCGCCGCGCTCACCGTCAGCCCGGCCACCGTCGCCCGCGCCTACCAGGAGCTCCGCCAGCGCGGGCTGGTGGCCGCCGCCGGCCGGCACGGCACCCGGGTCCGCCCCCGCCCACCCGTGGCCATCCGGCCCGCCCGCCCGCCCGCCGCCCCCGGCAACCGCGACGTCTCCCTCGGCGAGCCCGACCTCCGGCTGCTGCCGCCGCTCGGCCCGCACCTCGCCCGGCTCGCCGACCGCCTCGGCCCGCCGACCGGCTACCCGACCGGCGGGGCGCTGCCCGAGCTGGTCCGGGCCGCCCGCCGCCGGCTCGCCGCCGACGGCGTCCCACCCGGCGACCTCACCGTCACCGGTGGTGCCCTCGACGGCATCGAGCGCCTGCTCACCACCCACCTGCGACCCGGCGACCCGGTGGCGGTGGAAGACCCCGGCTGGGCGAACCTGCTCGACCTGGTCGCCGCGCTGGGGCTACGGCCGGTCGCGGTGCCGGTCGACGACGACGGTCCGACCGAAGCCGGCGTCCGCGCCGCGCTGGCCCTCGGCGTACGGGCGATGATCGTCACCAGCCGGGCGCAGAACCCGACCGGCGCCGCCGTCTCGGCCGACCGGGCCGCCGCGCTGCGCGCCCTGCTCGCCGGCCGCCCCGACCTCCTGCTCGTCGAGGACGACCACGCCGCCGAGCTGGCCCGGGCGCCGCTGTGCCCGCTCGCCGGGGCGACCCCGACCTGGGCCTTCCTCCGCTCGGCCAGCAAGCCCTACGGCCCCGACCTGCGCCTGGCCGTGCTCGCCGGCGACGAGGCCACGGTGGCCCGGGTGGCCGGCCGCATGCGGGTCGGCTCCGGCTGGGTCTCCACCCTGCTGCAACGCCTCGTCCTGGAGCTCTGGTCCGACCCGGCCACCAGGACGCTGGTCCACCGGGCGGGGGAGAGCTACGAACGACGACGCGGCGCGCTGCTCGCCGCGCTCGCCGGCCACGGCCTGACCGGCCACGGACGCAGCGGCATCAACGTCTGGCTGCCGGTGCCCGACGAGACCGCCGCGGTCACCGCGCTGCGGGACGCCGGCTGGTCCGTCGCCCCCGGCGCCCACTTCCGCATCGGCGCGCCACCAGCGGTACGCATCACGGTCAGCACGCTCGACGACGACGAGATCCCCGCCCTCGCCGCCGCGATCGCCCGATCGTCACGTCCCACCCGATCGGGCGGGTTCACCGCGTGA
- the leuE gene encoding leucine efflux protein LeuE, protein MMTGVLGITDFWTFVLGTVAIVLLPGPNSLFVLSTAARRGVGAGYRAAAGVFVGDAVLMALSAAGVASLLTAYPPLFMLVKYAGAAYLGYLGLTMLRGAWRRWRLRHDPTTPRLIDSAEPAASRTPFRRALLVSVVNPKAILFFISFFIQFVDPAYAWPALSFLVLGLVVQVTSALYLTTLIFGGAFLATQLRARRRLAATAITGVAALFLGFSVKLATATAG, encoded by the coding sequence ATGATGACCGGCGTGCTGGGCATCACCGACTTCTGGACCTTCGTGCTGGGCACCGTGGCCATCGTGCTGTTGCCCGGTCCCAACTCGCTCTTCGTGCTCTCCACCGCCGCGCGGCGCGGCGTGGGCGCCGGCTACCGGGCCGCCGCCGGCGTGTTCGTCGGCGACGCGGTGCTCATGGCGCTCTCCGCGGCCGGGGTCGCCTCGCTGCTCACCGCCTATCCGCCGCTCTTCATGCTGGTCAAGTACGCCGGCGCGGCGTATCTCGGCTACCTGGGGTTGACGATGCTGCGCGGCGCGTGGCGACGCTGGCGGCTCCGGCACGATCCGACCACCCCACGACTGATCGACAGCGCCGAGCCGGCGGCGTCGCGCACGCCCTTCCGACGGGCGTTGCTGGTCAGCGTCGTGAACCCGAAGGCGATCCTCTTCTTCATCTCGTTCTTCATCCAGTTCGTCGACCCGGCGTACGCGTGGCCGGCGCTGTCGTTCCTGGTGTTGGGCCTGGTCGTGCAGGTGACCAGCGCCCTCTACCTGACCACGCTGATCTTCGGTGGGGCGTTCCTGGCCACCCAGCTCCGGGCCCGTCGCCGCTTGGCGGCCACCGCCATCACCGGGGTCGCCGCGCTCTTCCTCGGCTTCAGCGTCAAGCTCGCCACCGCCACCGCCGGTTGA
- a CDS encoding sporulation protein, translating to MRFTGVSTEPGGAGLTVHTSVTNPSTRPGLRLPGRVTLTAGAADVPVGHVRLGLVAAVEPVAPEAPRRLTQFHQAAVAGGFVLPAGRRRSIPFALPLPWETPVTIFGGVPLLNLRTGLRTEVAVDPLRDEGAMVPVFVHPLPTQQHVLAALDTLGFSLRQAGLQEGRLPGVAQTLPLHQRLNYWVGPLYAGPITELELIFVADPATLEVILWVDRRLSLAGVTHQSISRFKAWHADAAARDWVSVVDGWLRETINRHAAAAAHAHWSARITGSAHVSRPPDRPVAPGEGLGGTAGGAGIGGGAGDGT from the coding sequence ATGCGGTTCACGGGGGTGTCGACGGAGCCCGGTGGCGCCGGGCTGACCGTGCACACCTCGGTGACCAATCCGAGCACCCGCCCCGGCCTGCGTCTGCCGGGGCGGGTGACGCTCACCGCGGGCGCCGCCGACGTGCCGGTCGGACACGTCCGGTTGGGGCTGGTCGCCGCGGTGGAGCCGGTGGCCCCCGAGGCGCCCCGCCGCCTGACGCAGTTCCACCAGGCGGCGGTGGCCGGCGGGTTCGTACTGCCCGCCGGGCGACGCCGGTCGATCCCCTTCGCCCTGCCGCTGCCCTGGGAGACCCCGGTGACGATCTTCGGAGGGGTGCCGCTGCTCAACCTTCGGACCGGACTGCGCACCGAGGTGGCGGTCGACCCACTGCGGGACGAGGGCGCGATGGTGCCGGTGTTCGTGCACCCGCTGCCCACCCAGCAACACGTGCTGGCCGCCCTGGACACTCTCGGCTTCTCGCTGCGGCAGGCGGGGCTGCAGGAGGGGCGGCTACCCGGGGTGGCCCAGACCCTGCCGTTGCATCAGCGGCTGAACTACTGGGTGGGCCCGCTCTACGCCGGCCCGATCACCGAGCTGGAGCTGATCTTCGTGGCGGACCCCGCCACCCTGGAGGTGATCCTCTGGGTGGACCGCAGGCTCTCCCTGGCCGGCGTGACCCACCAGAGCATCAGCCGGTTCAAGGCGTGGCACGCCGACGCCGCCGCGCGGGACTGGGTGAGCGTGGTGGACGGCTGGCTGCGGGAGACGATCAACCGGCACGCCGCCGCGGCGGCGCACGCCCACTGGTCCGCCCGGATCACCGGGTCGGCCCATGTCAGCCGCCCCCCGGACCGCCCGGTCGCCCCGGGCGAAGGGCTGGGCGGCACCGCCGGTGGCGCCGGTATCGGCGGTGGCGCCGGCGACGGCACCTGA
- a CDS encoding hemolysin family protein, which translates to MSTGFALITSVVLLALNGFFVAAEFALVASKRYRLEQVAAGGGRAARAALDGVRELSLMLAGAQLGITLCTLGLGALAEPAIERLLSPLLHAVGLPTAASHVVALIFALSLVTFLHLVVGEMAPKSWAITDAERSALLLALPFRAFARVARPVLSLLNAVANAMLRLAKVNPQDQLAQVHGPDELRMLLEQSREHGLLGAEQHQMLTSMLELQETKVADVMEPFAQIVTVPRDESAERIEAVSRDSGRSRLAVVDPAGEVVGLVHVREAVRAVTTGRTATAGELMSDAFTLPDTASVTEAVAAMRGVQAQLALVRNGGGPTRPIGFVALEDLLEEVIGEFDDETDPVPRGRRMR; encoded by the coding sequence ATGAGCACCGGTTTCGCGCTGATCACCTCGGTCGTGCTGCTCGCCCTGAACGGCTTCTTCGTGGCCGCCGAGTTCGCCCTGGTCGCCAGCAAGCGCTACCGGTTGGAGCAGGTCGCGGCGGGCGGGGGCCGGGCGGCCCGGGCGGCGCTGGACGGCGTCCGGGAACTCTCCCTGATGCTGGCCGGCGCGCAGCTCGGCATCACGCTCTGCACGCTGGGCCTGGGCGCGCTCGCCGAGCCGGCGATCGAGCGCCTGCTCAGCCCGCTGCTGCACGCGGTCGGGCTGCCCACCGCGGCCAGCCACGTCGTCGCGCTGATCTTCGCGTTGAGCCTGGTCACCTTCCTGCACCTGGTGGTCGGCGAGATGGCCCCGAAGTCGTGGGCGATCACCGACGCGGAACGTTCGGCGTTGCTGCTGGCCCTGCCGTTCCGGGCCTTCGCCCGGGTGGCCCGCCCGGTGCTGTCGTTGCTCAACGCGGTCGCCAACGCGATGCTGCGGCTGGCGAAGGTGAACCCGCAGGACCAGCTCGCCCAGGTGCACGGCCCGGACGAGCTGCGGATGCTGCTGGAGCAGTCCCGCGAGCACGGGCTGCTCGGCGCGGAGCAGCACCAGATGCTGACCAGCATGCTGGAGCTCCAGGAGACCAAGGTGGCCGACGTGATGGAGCCGTTCGCGCAGATCGTCACGGTCCCCCGGGACGAGTCCGCCGAGCGGATCGAGGCGGTCAGCCGGGACAGCGGCCGGTCCCGCCTCGCGGTGGTGGACCCGGCCGGCGAGGTGGTCGGCCTGGTGCACGTACGGGAGGCGGTGCGGGCGGTCACGACCGGCCGGACGGCGACCGCGGGGGAGCTGATGTCCGACGCGTTCACCCTGCCCGACACGGCCTCGGTCACCGAGGCGGTGGCCGCGATGCGCGGCGTGCAGGCGCAGCTCGCCCTGGTACGCAACGGCGGCGGCCCGACCCGTCCGATCGGGTTCGTGGCCCTGGAGGACCTCCTGGAGGAGGTCATCGGCGAGTTCGACGACGAGACCGACCCGGTGCCGCGCGGGCGGCGGATGCGGTAG
- a CDS encoding hemolysin family protein, with product MLIAVGLVLITVLTAATGYFVAQEFGYVAVDRGKLKQLADDGDQAAVRALQVTGRLSFMLSGAQLGITVTALLVGYVAEPYLGAGLAELLGVAGLSTTVSLPLSVALALVIATVVQMVLGELAPKNLAIARAEPLARALSRSTLIYLAVAGPLIKLFDRAAVRLLRRIGIEPIEELPSGATPEDLEKIIAESRQEGHLDAAMSDLLDRGLDFRELTAGEAMVPRVDVHTVRADEPVSRVVELLDTGHSRFPVRGAEGVDDLIGVVGISDVLGVPPAQRATTPVGAVAVPPLLVPETLPLPTVLDRLRSGHRQLACVVDEYGGFAGVITLEDIAEELVGPILDEDDLPERSPARQEDGSWVVPARWRIDEVADSTGIELPEGPEYDTISGLVMRELGRVPEVGDLLEIGLPGEDGEAAPRALVEVLAVDRHVADSVRLRVIGTSEVAA from the coding sequence GTGTTGATCGCTGTCGGACTCGTTCTGATCACCGTCCTGACCGCCGCCACGGGCTACTTCGTGGCCCAGGAGTTCGGTTACGTCGCCGTCGACCGGGGCAAGCTCAAGCAGCTCGCCGACGACGGCGACCAGGCCGCCGTCCGCGCCCTCCAGGTGACCGGCCGGCTGTCCTTCATGCTCTCCGGCGCCCAGCTCGGGATCACCGTCACCGCCCTGCTCGTCGGGTACGTCGCCGAGCCGTACCTCGGCGCGGGCCTCGCCGAGCTGCTCGGCGTCGCCGGCCTCTCGACCACCGTCAGCCTGCCGCTGTCGGTGGCGTTGGCCCTGGTCATCGCGACAGTGGTGCAGATGGTGCTCGGCGAGCTCGCCCCGAAGAACCTCGCCATCGCCCGCGCCGAGCCGCTGGCCCGGGCGCTGAGCCGCTCCACCCTGATCTACCTCGCCGTGGCCGGCCCGCTGATCAAGCTGTTCGACCGGGCCGCCGTGCGGCTGCTCCGCCGGATCGGCATCGAGCCGATCGAGGAGCTGCCCAGCGGCGCCACCCCGGAGGACCTGGAAAAGATCATCGCCGAGTCCCGGCAGGAGGGCCACCTCGACGCCGCCATGTCCGACCTGCTCGACCGTGGGCTGGACTTCCGGGAGCTGACCGCGGGAGAGGCCATGGTGCCCCGGGTCGACGTGCACACCGTACGGGCCGACGAACCGGTCAGCCGGGTGGTCGAGCTGCTGGACACCGGCCACTCCCGGTTCCCGGTACGCGGCGCCGAGGGCGTCGACGACCTGATCGGCGTGGTCGGGATCTCCGACGTGCTCGGCGTCCCCCCGGCGCAGCGGGCGACGACGCCGGTGGGCGCGGTGGCCGTACCGCCGTTGCTGGTGCCCGAGACGCTGCCGCTGCCCACGGTGCTGGACCGGCTCCGCAGCGGGCACCGGCAGCTCGCCTGCGTGGTCGACGAGTACGGCGGCTTCGCCGGGGTGATCACCCTGGAGGACATCGCCGAGGAGCTGGTCGGCCCGATCCTCGACGAGGACGACCTGCCGGAGCGGTCCCCGGCCCGGCAGGAGGACGGGTCCTGGGTGGTGCCGGCCCGCTGGCGGATCGACGAGGTGGCCGACAGCACCGGCATCGAGCTGCCCGAAGGGCCGGAGTACGACACCATCTCCGGGCTGGTCATGCGGGAGCTGGGCCGGGTCCCCGAGGTGGGTGACCTGCTGGAGATCGGCCTGCCCGGCGAGGACGGTGAAGCCGCCCCACGGGCCCTGGTCGAGGTGCTGGCCGTGGACCGGCACGTGGCCGACTCGGTTCGGCTGCGCGTCATCGGCACCAGCGAGGTGGCCGCATGA